GGATTGAGAAAGATTAGCTGTAGCAGCTGCGTTTgggacagaaacacagattaGGAGCTCTAATGTGCAGACCTGGCTCCTTCTTTACACTCCAGATTTGGGCAACAACACCTTCCTATCACTCGGTCAGGGACCCAACACTTCTGCTTTGTCCTTTCCTCCCCCTGCTCACTCCCCTCTCATCCTCCCCTCCTTCTCAAccaggtttgtgtttttttctcccttattTCAATATTCATTGACCTTTCCCTTTCTTACTCCTAGTATATGAATACTTGGTAACTCTTCCTGGAAAACTTTCTGCTGATCATAGGTTGCATCACTATGTTTTTGATGGTTGACTGACTGATATCAGACTATATACTTATATTAGGTGAGTCTGTGCACATGCCTGTGCGtgtggatgcatgtgtgtgggagagtctgtgtttttgtgtgtatgtgtgttttagtgtgcaTAAGTGAGAGGAGAGATTAACCCCATGCTATCCCCAATCCCTGGTTATGAGTTTACAGCGTCTGTCTGGCCATTGCACTGTTTAAACAACAATCTAATTAATCCTGTCTTTATTAGTTTCAGTGAACTGGGGAGGCAGGCTGGGAGGGCGTGAGGGAGAACTGGGAATGCTGGCAGAAAATActtgggagggagggggaggaaacCAAGTGCAAGAGCAGGGATCTGAGAGGAATTTAAAGACAGAGTCTTAGGCCCTGCAAATGGAAATGGGGGTGTTAAGAGATGGTAAGGCAGGAGAGAAGCTGAAGGGTTAGAACATCTCACAGGAGGAGAGATTGAGGGACAAAAGGAGGAAAGTTGTTAAGGGGAAGAAATGGACCTAACAAAGACTCCATATTAAGATTATTTCATTGTGTTAAATAAGCACTTACAGATTGTGGGTGTAATATGGGCATACTGGAGTTCATCCCATTAagcaaaaaatgatttaaaagtgaaacacTTATACCAGGCAGCTCCTTTTTCATAAGCTTACTACTGCCACCTACTGTAATGAAAGGGAAAAGAAAGTATGTTATAAAAATGCAGACGACTGTTATTTCCCTCAGCAGATGTTCACCTTGTTGCTCTGTGAATTGGGTGATGTTTATACGACCTTTAATTAAGAGACTATGCTAATCTGTAGAATCATTTGAGCTGGTTAATGTATCAGAGCTCCTTGTCTATGCCTTCATCTTTAATTACCGTTCACCGTCTATGCCCAATTCTTTCTCTGAACTCCATGACTCCATAGCTCCACATTTTATCAAGGTATCCCTCACATATAAATCTTTCTGTGCACCTCCAGGCTGTTTGTAAGGAAGTGCAGTGCCTGCCTGCAAGTGATTGGCCGTTCGGAGCTGATAATGCGTGTGCAAGGCCAGGTGTACCACCTGGGCTGCTTTACCTGCTGCGAGTGTGAACGCCGGCTGCAAAGAGGTGATGAGTTTGTGCTGAAAGAAGGCCAGCTGCTCTGCCGTATGGACTatgagaaggagagggagatgCTGGCCGCTATAAGTCCCACACCGACTGAATCAGGTAAGGCAGGTTGGTACAATGCTGCTTTGGCTGAAACATATGAATGAACTCAAAATGTCAAGTTCTTCGACATAGTTCTATAAGCAAACTCTGTTACATTCATCCATTAAGCATATTTTTCAGCAAATCCACTCTTAATGACATTCCACCACTTCAGACCAGTGAGCAGATCCTGAAGGGCAAATGTAGGTTAAGGAAAGGACTTCCTTTCAAGCTGCTCCTTAGTTCAGTTCATTTATGATTAACTGAATATAAGGCACGCCGAGTAGTTTGCTGGCTCAATAAATACTTGAATAGTGAGACAATTACATACAAAAAAACTGCTTCATAAAGGCAAATTGCtgacattaaattaaaattacattttggatAACAGTGATAATAAGTCAATTTTCTAATACGATATCTTAACTCTTGAAACAGCTGTTATCCAGAGGTTCTGAGAGGTTTATCTCTAGCCCTTTACTTCTTTTTTCTACTTCTATGCAATTTTCTTTGCACCAATACACCCAGTCAAATTGATTAAGTGTAAACATGACAATAAAACAATTCTGATTCTTACTTACTTACTGTCACATCTTTTTTAGCTAAAGAGGAATAAAATCATACCCTTTCCTGCAGGCTGCTCTGACTGCTTTATTGTCTGCTCACCTTGTTCAGTAAAAAGTGAGGATGAGGACGGTGGAGGAGGCTCCGGTGGGGGGAAAGCTGGTGATGAAGGCAAGGAGCACAAGCGTTCAAAACGACCACGTACCATCTTGACCACGCAGCAGCGCCGTGCTTTCAAGGCCTCCTTTGAAGTGTCCGCTAAGCCTTGTCGTAAGGTGGGTGGGATTTGTTGTCTAATTATGATGtcatccaaaaacaaacaaaaaatcccTGCTTTAAACACATTATTGTTAATgggcttaaaaataaaataaaataaaataaaataaaataaaataaactttacactttttattttgattatgaAAAACTCTTACCTCTAGGTGAGGGAGACACTGGCTGCAGAGACTGGTCTGACAGTCCGAGTTGTGCAGGTGTGGTTTCAAAACCAAAGAGCCAAGGTGAGAGCTTACATACTTTCTGGGGAAATGTTCAGTTTCACACTTTACCAGAGAGAATTAATTCAGACAGTGTGCGTTTTTGTGCTGCAGATGAAGAAGATAGCTCGCcgacagcagcaacagcagcagcagcaacaggaaCAAGAGCAGCTGGGAGGGACCCGGAGAGGACCCAGCCGAGGAGGCCGCCAGAGCAACGATGACAGTGAGGGTAATAACAGAGTGCTTACTAAAGTTCAGAATAAAAATATTGTActgattagaagaaaaaaacaatatgactAAAGGGATTCTCATCTTTACAAAGATGGCTCTAGTACCCATG
This Labrus bergylta chromosome 16, fLabBer1.1, whole genome shotgun sequence DNA region includes the following protein-coding sequences:
- the lmx1al gene encoding LIM homeobox transcription factor 1-alpha isoform X1, which encodes MLPTEISGGVCFTSSDHTEGRREGMKTEESQQSCLQQPPSSTPFGPEFRGGGELCAGCEAPIADRFLLRVNERSWHETCVKCAVCLSALTGTCYCRDRLLYCKHDYEKLFVRKCSACLQVIGRSELIMRVQGQVYHLGCFTCCECERRLQRGDEFVLKEGQLLCRMDYEKEREMLAAISPTPTESGKAVKSEDEDGGGGSGGGKAGDEGKEHKRSKRPRTILTTQQRRAFKASFEVSAKPCRKVRETLAAETGLTVRVVQVWFQNQRAKMKKIARRQQQQQQQQQEQEQLGGTRRGPSRGGRQSNDDSEDGSSTHGMDGILGYPSLPRQQLLALDPNIYGGEPFRHGLTPPQLNGEQLHSYDSETVFHDLDSDGSLGHLGDCLLATGDGSLLAGRVGNPIDRLYSMQNSYFTS